In one Bactrocera tryoni isolate S06 chromosome 5, CSIRO_BtryS06_freeze2, whole genome shotgun sequence genomic region, the following are encoded:
- the LOC120777972 gene encoding uncharacterized protein LOC120777972: protein MSTKLPIISVTTNDHSESECSEDSHSNDMDYNFNTGEVTDVEDFDSQTDMKILPTRKASNHTLNIPKQNEKDNDATDIEDYNDTDSEDDEEEKSNVYPELKLSLQEFLQHGLREQSMVDNEAKEKVENKAGDFLQAQNLNETSDFLTDCEDYNTESELDNGCERSVCVDLDTAVGEQDRVFIADSERSVNGNEHSDEYEDLSVLSDISELASALSDVAGTGGARGMSEDEVLEISGDEEECQIVISESASDEDDQVYGDNASLPPIDVAFISSGSQQRRKSTTMSLNKNAFLTVANTGVEEVLTDVEKLDDSAAEDSFDSEEEQKSIPRAVILRATGEESADITDVEDVFCDDVGTQSSNEPNAISDSMLPPVHREMVVLKEDKFGDTIENVMPLDREYQFGVYNSATDGMQTDDEDYSCADDLERNVSIAECLNAENLIEDEVTVLNETLKPQISKRLELHAHTEPVTDIEEIYVDGTNRRKKLKTRSLSKGKAKLLDVVRVKEDGGTDIEDMDLSERGLPPNLKLNAAQKQHQDDSIDKATDIEDISADEGSDVSDNEAQCDADIGSSTLKAYIASNSNIVLTIETDGQRKSHINHLQTLTMGADSTGDVTNLPNTDIEDMQCTSDADDVDSDKVADDMHTGNCTEFNELLNESYTVVHEKNTNSFNAEAEKLHMKGNVETLDVHTDIEYVESDESAARGGN from the coding sequence ATGTCCACAAAGCTTCCAATCATTTCCGTTACCACCAACGATCATTCGGAATCGGAATGCTCAGAGGATTCCCACAGCAATGATATggattataattttaatacggGTGAAGTGACAGACGTTGAGGACTTCGACAGCCAGACTGATATGAAGATATTGCCAACTCGGAAAGCTTCCAACCATACGCTTAATATACCTAAACAAAATGAGAAAGACAATGATGCCACCGACATTGAGGACTACAACGACACTGATTCCGAGGATGATGAAGAGGAAAAGAGCAATGTTTACCCCGAATTAAAGTTATCACTTCAAGAATTCTTGCAGCATGGACTGCGCGAACAAAGCATGGTCGACAATGAAGCCAAAGAAAAGGTGGAGAACAAAGCGGGTGACTTTTTGCAAGCACAAAATTTGAATGAAACAAGTGATTTTCTAACAGACTGTGAAGACTACAATACTGAATCCGAATTGGATAATGGTTGTGAGCGGTCGGTGTGTGTTGACTTAGATACTGCCGTTGGTGAACAGGATAGAGTATTCATTGCTGATAGCGAGCGTTCTGTCAACGGGAATGAACACTCTGATGAATACGAAGACTTATCTGTGCTAAGCGACATTAGCGAGCTCGCGTCGGCGCTGTCGGATGTTGCTGGAACCGGTGGCGCACGTGGCATGTCCGAAGATGAAGTGCTGGAGATTTCGGGCGATGAAGAGGAGTGTCAAATTGTTATTTCAGAATCGGCATCCGATGAAGATGACCAGGTATACGGCGATAATGCTAGTTTACCGCCTATTGATGTAGCATTCATCAGCAGTGGCAGTCAGCAGCGCAGGAAGTCGACAACTATGTCTCTTAATAAGAATGCTTTTCTGACGGTGGCAAATACAGGTGTAGAGGAGGTATTAACAGATGTTGAAAAACTTGATGACTCTGCCGCGGAGGATAGCTTCGATAGTGAGGAAGAACAAAAATCCATACCCAGAGCGGTTATACTAAGGGCCACTGGTGAAGAGTCTGCTGATATTACCGATGTGGAAGATGTATTTTGCGATGATGTCGGCACACAATCCTCAAATGAACCTAACGCAATATCGGACTCTATGCTGCCACCAGTACATCGTGAGATGGTGGTACTTAAGGAAGATAAATTTGGCGACACTATTGAGAACGTGATGCCATTAGATCGAGAATATCAATTTGGTGTTTACAATAGTGCAACCGACGGCATGCAAACTGACGATGAAGATTACTCATGTGCCGATGATTTGGAGCGAAATGTCTCAATCGCAGAGTGTTTGAATGCGGAGAATCTAATTGAAGACGAAGTCACCGTACTAAATGAGACGTTAAAACCACAGATTAGCAAGCGCCTTGAATTGCACGCCCACACAGAACCGGTGACAGATATTGAAGAAATCTATGTTGATGGCACAAACAGGCGTAAAAAACTGAAGACACGAAGCCTGAGCAAAGGAAAAGCAAAACTCTTAGATGTTGTTAGAGTTAAAGAGGACGGTGGCACCGACATTGAAGACATGGATCTAAGTGAACGTGGTCTGCCACCAAATCTGAAATTAAATGCAGCACAAAAGCAGCATCAAGACGATAGCATTGATAAAGCCACCGATATAGAAGATATCAGCGCTGACGAGGGGTCGGATGTATCCGATAATGAAGCTCAATGCGACGCCGATATTGGCAGTTCGACTTTAAAGGCGTACATAGCGAGTAACAGCAATATTGTGCTAACAATAGAAACAGATGGTCAAAGAAAATCTCACATAAATCATTTACAAACTTTGACAATGGGCGCTGACAGCACTGGTGATGTCACCAATCTACCAAATACCGATATTGAAGATATGCAATGCACTTCTGATGCCGACGATGTTGACAGCGATAAAGTGGCAGATGACATGCACACTGGCAATTGCACTGAATTCAACGAGTTGTTAAACGAGAGTTACACTGTGGTACACGAGAAGAACACCAATAGCTTTAACGCCGAGGCGGAGAAACTTCATATGAAAGGAAATGTTGAAACGCTTGATGTGCATACAGACATCGAATATGTTGAATCCGATGAATCGGCTGCCAGAGGTGGCAACTAA